A stretch of Brassica napus cultivar Da-Ae chromosome C6, Da-Ae, whole genome shotgun sequence DNA encodes these proteins:
- the LOC106424804 gene encoding uncharacterized protein LOC106424804, producing the protein MLTDVFWLRTRRSRIVFFLICSPLLIPLLCASIPLLCAAEIFSRLRNRHPWFAKSADEDDLRLQRCEEGCNCGGSGPEEAGLLQRYLEDQLILVRSVYGCGEEEDQNRDPDQNRILLLS; encoded by the coding sequence ATGTTAACCGACGTCTTTTGGCTTCGCACGCGACGGAGCCGCatcgtcttcttcctcatctGTTCTCCTTTACTTATCccactcctctgtgcctcaatCCCTCTCCTCTGCGCCGCCGAGATCTTCAGTCGCCTCCGCAATCGCCATCCATGGTTCGCTAAATCCGCCGATGAAGATGATTTGCGGCTCCAGAGATGCGAGGAAGGATGTAACTGCGGCGGGTCTGGGCCGGAAGAAGCGGGATTGCTTCAGAGATACTTGGAAGATCAGCTGATTCTGGTTAGATCTGTTTACGGATGCGGTGAAGAAGAAGACCAAAATCGCGATCCCGATCAAAATAGGATTTTACTTCTTTCGTGA
- the LOC106424809 gene encoding carboxymethylenebutenolidase homolog — MAASLASLSYSIKTGAQPLFNRHGGHRLRPSCLLPLPPSIGKHITSCSRRQRSMKNPSALETSDGAVNVQVDDDEEETCELVNRTEVSIDGVEAHLLTAVKNNNGTGLLLLSDVFGFQDSSTSDFAYRVACNGYNVLVPDLFRGDSWSKNRPGSEYEEWRRGHDMNRILKDTTTLTEWMVDEFAAAGISKKLGVIGFCFGGGRVVDVLAADKNGYFSTGISFYGTRINSAVAGDVNVPVLFIAGDIDPLCQVEGLKEIVEKIGEESKVLVFEGRSHGFVHRPETPEDDRDAEEAFSVMRNWVHQHLLLGN; from the exons ATGGCTGCGTCCTTGGCATCTCTTTCCTACTCCATTAAAACCGGAGCACAACCACTGTTCAACCGGCACGGCGGCCACCGTCTGCGTCCTTCGTGCCTTTTACCTCTTCCTCCCTCT ATCGGTAAACATATCACGAGCTGCTCCCGGAGACAACGGTCTATGAAAAATCCATCTGCGCTCGAAACCTCTGACGGCGCCGTTAACGTACAGGTAGACGATGACGAAGAAGAAACTTGTGAGCTGGTTAACAGAACAGAAGTGTCAATTGACGGCGTAGAAGCTCACCTGTTAACGGCGGTAAAGAATAACAACGGGACTGGATTGCTTCTACTCTCTGATGTCTTCGGCTTCCAAGATTCCTCCACCAGCGACTTCGCTTATCGTGTCGCTTGCAATGGCTACAA TGTTCTTGTCCCGGACCTGTTCCGTGGAGATTCATGGTCGAAAAACCGACCAGGGTCTGAATACGAGGAATGGAGAAGAGGACATGACATGAACCGGATCCTCAAAGACACAACGACCTTGACCGAATGGATGGTTGATGAGTTTGCAGCGGCCGGGATATCCAAGAAGCTCGGAGTGATAGGATTCTGTTTTGGAGGTGGACGCGTGGTGGACGTTTTAGCCGCGGACAAGAACGGTTACTTCAGCACCGGAATTTCTTTCTATGGGACGAGAATTAACTCTGCGGTGGCCGGAGACGTGAACGTCCCGGTCTTGTTCATTGCCGGGGACATAGACCCGCTTTGCCAAGTGGAGGGTTTGAAAGAAATTGTGGAGAAGATTGGTGAAGAGTCAAAGGTTCTGGTGTTTGAAGGAAGAAGCCACGGCTTTGTTCACCGCCCGGAGACACCGGAAGATGATAGAGACGCGGAGGAAGCCTTTTCGGTCATGAGGAATTGGGTACATCAACATTTGCTTCTTGGGAACTaa